A genome region from Myripristis murdjan chromosome 16, fMyrMur1.1, whole genome shotgun sequence includes the following:
- the dscc1 gene encoding sister chromatid cohesion protein DCC1, which produces MRTVEEVRATLQIAKLKEEDLQETIHCLSFGEGVSSTDYCLMELDDTLCKHIEAGESLVIRGDKDERAVLCSGDKTYDLKIADTSNLLLFVPGCRTPDQLTNSQGTSHLVHTQIWGFCNSYWELRKQRPKLKKLKKLLMENPYEGPALAGQEENTENRYTMLDLLERIQASEEEIQTHLQTIHACQIEGYWRVLDFDYEMKLLGHVAQLVDSESWSFNKVPLETSLEELGPLEPKEMIEHCLNCYGKRFTENGQVFYALDEDKVCRATALLLLQNAVKFNLREFQEVWQQSVPEGMVTRLDQLKNLALVDRSSHPQTISLLRVEDLPEDTLERFNHLFTLREKWTEEDITPYIQDLCGEKQTTGALLTKFARSSMQNGIKVFNSRRPVAT; this is translated from the exons ATGAGAACTGTGGAGGAGGTGCGGGCCACGCTGCAGATCGCcaagctgaaggaggaggatCTGCAGGAGACGATCCACTGTCTGTCTTTTGGAGAGGGAGTCTCATCCACAGACTACTGCCTGATGGAGCTGGACGACACGCTCTGCAAACACATAGAGGCTGGGGAAAG tCTAGTGATTCGAGGGGATAAGGATGAGCGCGCCGTGCTGTGTAGCGGTGACAAGACGTACGATCTGAAGATAGCTGACACGtccaacctgctgctgtttgtgccaGGATGCAGGACGCCGGACCAGCTCACCAACAGCCAGGGAACCTCCCATCTGGTGCACACACAG ATCTGGGGTTTCTGTAACAGTTACTGGGAACTGAGGAAACAGCGGCCCAAACTGAAGAAGCTGAAGAAGCTTTTGATGGAGAATCCTTACGAGGGACCTGCTTTAGCGGGACAGGAAgagaacacagaaaacagg TACACAATGCTGGATCTGTTGGAGAGGATCCAGGCCAGTGAGGAGGAGATACAGACCCATCTGCAGACCATCCATGCCTGTCAGATAGAAG gCTACTGGCGTGTGCTGGACTTCGACTATGAGATGAAGCTTCTTGGTCATGTGGCCCAGCTGGTGGACTCTGAGTCGTGGTCTTTCAATAAGGTTCCCCTTGAAACCAGTCTGGAAGAACTGGGCCCACTGGAACCCAA AGAGATGATTGAGCACTGCTTGAACTGTTATGGGAAACGCTTCACTGAAAATG GTCAGGTGTTTTATGCTCTGGATGAGGATAAAGTTTGCCGGGCCACGgccctgttgctgctgcagaacGCTGTCAAGTTCAACCTGAGGGAGTTTCAGGAAGTCTGGCAGCAGAGTGTGCCGGAGGGCATGGTGACAAGACTGGACCAGCTGAAG AACTTAGCCCTGGTGGACCGCAGTTCTCACCCACAGACCATCTCTCTGCTGCGGGTGGAGGATCTGCCAGAGGACACGCTGGAGCGCTTCAACCACCTCTTCACCCTGCGAGAGAAGTGGACCGAGGAAGACATCACTCCGTACATACA AGACCTGTGTGGGGAGAAGCAGACCACCGGAGCCCTCCTCACCAAGTTCGCTCGCTCCTCGATGCAAAACGGCATCAAGGTCTTTAACTCCAGAAGGCCTGTAGCCACCTGA